Proteins encoded in a region of the Suricata suricatta isolate VVHF042 chromosome 10, meerkat_22Aug2017_6uvM2_HiC, whole genome shotgun sequence genome:
- the CARD10 gene encoding caspase recruitment domain-containing protein 10 isoform X2 encodes MPGGAEAGEAEDEAGAGSGSEAEEDALWERIEGVRHRLTRALNPAKLTPYLRQCRVIDEQDEEEVLSTYRFPCRVNRTGRLMDILRCRGKRGYEAFLEALEFYYPEHFTLLTGREPAQRCSMILDEEGPEGLTQFLMTEVRRLREARKSQLQREQQLQARGRMLEEERAGLEQRLREQQQAQERCQRLREDWEASSLELLRLKDENYMVAMRLAQLSEEKNSAVLRSRDLQLAVDQLKLKVSRLEEECTLLRRARGPLPGPEDKEKDKEPDSADLLSELRAENQRLTASLQELQEGLQEAGRLGAPGSERILLDILEHDWREAQDSRQELCQKLHAVQGELQWAEELRDKYLQEMEDLRLKHRALQKDCDLYKHRMATVLAQLEEVEKERDQAIQSRDRIQLQYSQSLIEKDQYRKQVRGLEAERDELLTTLTSLEGAKALLEAQLQRVQGGSCLKACTSSHSLCSNLSSTWSLSDFPPLLGSPEAAGGAAVTGGSEPHTSEEATDSEKEINRLSILPFPPSAGSILRRQREEDPAPPKRSFSSMSDITGSVTLKPWSPGLSSSSSSDSVWPFGKSDGLLARGCGLDLLNRSLAIRVSCRSPPGGPEPQDKGPGGLSFLGDSWSGTVVRRVLSGPGSARAEPREPRAEAAGLEGAGLEGEAQQRTLPWNQVSTVPFLVDFKACQSFHEALDCWTKGLSTEPFYIRANLTLPERADPHALCVKAQEVLRLVDPSYKRRQEWFCTRVDPLTLRDLDRGTVPNYQRAQQLLEVQEKGLPSSRHHRGPRSNLKKRALDQLRLVKPKHVGGSVGDSPEPLLMEPCPEPERSLKPYSLVRPLLVSALRPVVLLPECLAPRLIRNLLDLPSSRLDFQVCPAESLCGEEQGSSSAPGAPKAQPAAPGLGSRIRAIQESVGKHCLLELGARGVRELVQNEIYPIVIHVEVTEKNVRDVRGLLGRPGCRDTELLRQCRGSEQALWDLPCSWVRVPAHAWGHPEELAKVVRGRILREQARLVWVERGSGGGGGGGSSSEA; translated from the exons ATGCCGGGCGGGGCGGAGGCCGGCGAGGCCGAGGACGAGGCTGGGGCTGGCTCGGGGTCCGAGGCGGAGGAGGACGCCCTGTGGGAGCGGATCGAGGGCGTCCGGCACCGGCTGACTCGCGCCCTCAACCCGGCCAAGCTTACGCCGTATCTGCGCCAGTGCCGGGTCATCGACGAGCAGGACGAGGAGGAGGTGCTGAGCACCTACCGCTTCCCGTGCCGTGTCAACCGCACCG ggCGCCTGATGGACATTTTGCGCTGCCGAGGCAAGAGGGGATATGAGGCCTTTCTGGAAGCTTTAGAGTTCTACTACCCCGAGCACTTCACGCTGCTCACGGGCCGGGAACCTGCCCAGCGCTGCTCCATGATCCTTG ATGAGGAGGGGCCCGAGGGCCTGACCCAGTTCCTGATGACGGAGGTGCGGCGGCTGCGGGAGGCTCGCAAGAGCCAGCTGCAGCGGGAGCAGCAGCTGCAGGCCCGGGGGCGGATGCTGGAGGAGGAGCGGGCAGGGCTGGAGCAGCGGCTGCGGGAGCAGCAGCAGGCGCAGGAGCGCTGCCAGCGGCTGCGGGAGGACTGGGAGGCGagcagcctggagctgctgcggCTCAAGGACGAGAACTACATGGTCGCCATGCGCCTGGCACAGCTCAGCGAGGAGAAGAACTCTGCGGTGCTGCGCAGCCGGGACTTGCAGCTGGCG GTAGATCAGCTCAAGCTCAAGGTGAGCCGGCTGGAGGAGGAGTGCACCCTGCTGCGGAGGGCCAGGGGGCCGCTCCCTGGGCCCGAGGACAAGGAGAAGGACAAGGAGCCAGACAGCGCGGATCTGCTGTCGGAGCTGCGTGCTGAGAACCAGCGGCTGACGGCGTCACTGCAGGAGCTGCAGGAGGGCCTGCAG GAGGCCGGCAGGCTGGGGGCACCCGGCTCTGAGCGCATCCTCCTTGACATCCTGGAGCACGACTGGCGGGAGGCACAGGACAGCAGGCAGGAGCTGTGTCAGAAGCTGCACGCCGTACAGGGGGAGCTGCAGTGGGCTGAGGAGCTGCGGGACAAG TACTTGCAGGAGATGGAGGACCTGAGGCTGAAGCACCGCGCGCTTCAGAAGGACTGTGATCTGTACAAGCACCGCATGGCCACTGTCCTGGCCCAgctggaggaggtggagaaggagcGGGACCAG GCCATCCAGAGCCGCGACCGGATCCAGCTGCAGTACTCACAGAGCCTCATCGAGAAGGACCAGTACCGCAAGCAGGTGCGGGGCCTGGAGGCGGAGCGAGACGAGCTGCTGACCACCCTCACCAGCCTGGAGGGGGCCAAGGCCCTGCTGGAGGCGCAGCTGCAGCGGGTCCAGGGGGGCTCCTGCCTCAAG GCTTGCACCTCTTCCCATTCCCTGTGCTCCAACCTCAGCAGCACCTGGAGCCTGAGCGACTTCCCCCCTCTTCTGGGAAGCCCTGAAGCAGCTGGGGGGGCAGCTGTCACAGGGGGATCTGAGCCCCACACCTCG GAGGAGGCCACAGACAGCGAGAAGGAGATCAACCGGCTCTCCATCCTGCCCTTCCCCCCGAGCGCCGGCTCCATCCTCCGCAGGCAGCGTGAGGAGGACCCCGCGCCCCCTAAGAG gtcCTTCAGCAGCATGTCGGACATCACAG GGAGTGTGACGCTCAAGCCCTGGTCTCCTGGTCTCTCCTCATCCTCGTCCTCTGATAGCGTGTGGCCTTTTGGGAAGTCAGATGGCCTCCTGGCCAGAGGCTGTGGTCTAGATCTCCTCAACAG gtCTCTGGCCATCCGAGTGTCTTGCCGGAGCCCCCCAGGGGGGCCTGAGCCCCAGGACAAGGGCCCAGGTGGCCTGTCATTCCTTGGGGACAGCTGGTCTGGCACCGTGGTGCGGAGGGTGCTCTCTGGGCCAGGGTCTGCCAGGGCGGAGCCGAGAGAG CCAAGGGCAGAGGCTGCCGGCCTGGAGGGGGCAGGCCTGGAAGGTGAGGCCCAGCAGAGGACCTTGCCGTGGAACCAGGTGTCCACAGTCCCCTTCCTGGTGGACTTCAAGG CCTGTCAGTCCTTCCACGAGGCCCTGGATTGCTGGACCAAGGGGCTGAGCACTGAGCCCTTCTATATTCGAGCCAACCTCACCCTGCCCGAGCGTGCAGACCCTCATGCCCTGTGCGTGAAGGCCCAGGAGGTCCTGCGGCTGGTGGACCCCTCGTACAAGCGGCGGCAGGAGTGGTTCTGCACCCGGGTCGACCCCCTGACGCTGCGGGACCTGGACCGGGGCACCGTGCCCAATTACCAGAG agcccagcagctCCTAGAAGTTCAGGAGAAAGGCCTGCCCTCCAGCAGGCACCACCGAGGGCCCCGAAGTAAC CTAAAGAAGCGAGCCCTGGACCAACTCCGGCTGGTGAAGCCGAAGCACGTGGGGGGTTCTGTTGGGGATTCTCCGGAGCCGCTGCTGATGGAGCCCTGCCCAG AGCCAGAGCGGAGCCTCAAACCCTACAGTCTGGTGCGGCCACTGCTGGTGTCTGCCCTACGGCCCGTAGTGCTGCTGCCTGAGTGTCTGGCGCCCCGGCTCATCCGCAACCTGCTAGACCTGCCCAGCTCCCGGCTGGACTTCCAAGTGTGCCCAGCAG AAAGCCTCTGTGGGGAGGAACAGGGCTCGTCCTCAGCACCGGGAGCCCCCAAGGCCCAGCCTGCCGCCCCTGGGCTGGGCAGCAGGATCCGTGCCATCCAGGAGTCTGTCGGGAAG CACTGCCTGTTGGAGCTGGGTGCGCGGGGCGTGCGGGAGCTGGTCCAGAACGAGATCTACCCCATTGTCATCCACGTGGAGGTGACAGAGAAGAATGTCAGGGATGTCAG GGGTCTGCTGGGCCGGCCGGGCTGCCGGGACACGGAGCTGCTTCGGCAGTGCCGCGGCTCGGAGCAGGCACTCTGGGACCTGCCCTGCTCCTGGGTGCGGGTGCCAGCCCACGCCTGGGGCCACCCGGAGGAGCTGGCCAAGGTGGTGCGCGGCCGCATCCTGCGGGAGCAGGCCCGCCTCGTGTGGGTGGAGCGCGGcagcggtggcggcggcggcggcggcagcagcagcgaGGCCTGA
- the CARD10 gene encoding caspase recruitment domain-containing protein 10 isoform X1, protein MPGGAEAGEAEDEAGAGSGSEAEEDALWERIEGVRHRLTRALNPAKLTPYLRQCRVIDEQDEEEVLSTYRFPCRVNRTGRLMDILRCRGKRGYEAFLEALEFYYPEHFTLLTGREPAQRCSMILDEEGPEGLTQFLMTEVRRLREARKSQLQREQQLQARGRMLEEERAGLEQRLREQQQAQERCQRLREDWEASSLELLRLKDENYMVAMRLAQLSEEKNSAVLRSRDLQLAVDQLKLKVSRLEEECTLLRRARGPLPGPEDKEKDKEPDSADLLSELRAENQRLTASLQELQEGLQEAGRLGAPGSERILLDILEHDWREAQDSRQELCQKLHAVQGELQWAEELRDKYLQEMEDLRLKHRALQKDCDLYKHRMATVLAQLEEVEKERDQAIQSRDRIQLQYSQSLIEKDQYRKQVRGLEAERDELLTTLTSLEGAKALLEAQLQRVQGGSCLKACTSSHSLCSNLSSTWSLSDFPPLLGSPEAAGGAAVTGGSEPHTSEEATDSEKEINRLSILPFPPSAGSILRRQREEDPAPPKRSFSSMSDITGSVTLKPWSPGLSSSSSSDSVWPFGKSDGLLARGCGLDLLNRSLAIRVSCRSPPGGPEPQDKGPGGLSFLGDSWSGTVVRRVLSGPGSARAEPREPRAEAAGLEGAGLEGEAQQRTLPWNQVSTVPFLVDFKACQSFHEALDCWTKGLSTEPFYIRANLTLPERADPHALCVKAQEVLRLVDPSYKRRQEWFCTRVDPLTLRDLDRGTVPNYQRAQQLLEVQEKGLPSSRHHRGPRSNLKKRALDQLRLVKPKHVGGSVGDSPEPLLMEPCPEPERSLKPYSLVRPLLVSALRPVVLLPECLAPRLIRNLLDLPSSRLDFQVCPAESLCGEEQGSSSAPGAPKAQPAAPGLGSRIRAIQESVGKKKHCLLELGARGVRELVQNEIYPIVIHVEVTEKNVRDVRGLLGRPGCRDTELLRQCRGSEQALWDLPCSWVRVPAHAWGHPEELAKVVRGRILREQARLVWVERGSGGGGGGGSSSEA, encoded by the exons ATGCCGGGCGGGGCGGAGGCCGGCGAGGCCGAGGACGAGGCTGGGGCTGGCTCGGGGTCCGAGGCGGAGGAGGACGCCCTGTGGGAGCGGATCGAGGGCGTCCGGCACCGGCTGACTCGCGCCCTCAACCCGGCCAAGCTTACGCCGTATCTGCGCCAGTGCCGGGTCATCGACGAGCAGGACGAGGAGGAGGTGCTGAGCACCTACCGCTTCCCGTGCCGTGTCAACCGCACCG ggCGCCTGATGGACATTTTGCGCTGCCGAGGCAAGAGGGGATATGAGGCCTTTCTGGAAGCTTTAGAGTTCTACTACCCCGAGCACTTCACGCTGCTCACGGGCCGGGAACCTGCCCAGCGCTGCTCCATGATCCTTG ATGAGGAGGGGCCCGAGGGCCTGACCCAGTTCCTGATGACGGAGGTGCGGCGGCTGCGGGAGGCTCGCAAGAGCCAGCTGCAGCGGGAGCAGCAGCTGCAGGCCCGGGGGCGGATGCTGGAGGAGGAGCGGGCAGGGCTGGAGCAGCGGCTGCGGGAGCAGCAGCAGGCGCAGGAGCGCTGCCAGCGGCTGCGGGAGGACTGGGAGGCGagcagcctggagctgctgcggCTCAAGGACGAGAACTACATGGTCGCCATGCGCCTGGCACAGCTCAGCGAGGAGAAGAACTCTGCGGTGCTGCGCAGCCGGGACTTGCAGCTGGCG GTAGATCAGCTCAAGCTCAAGGTGAGCCGGCTGGAGGAGGAGTGCACCCTGCTGCGGAGGGCCAGGGGGCCGCTCCCTGGGCCCGAGGACAAGGAGAAGGACAAGGAGCCAGACAGCGCGGATCTGCTGTCGGAGCTGCGTGCTGAGAACCAGCGGCTGACGGCGTCACTGCAGGAGCTGCAGGAGGGCCTGCAG GAGGCCGGCAGGCTGGGGGCACCCGGCTCTGAGCGCATCCTCCTTGACATCCTGGAGCACGACTGGCGGGAGGCACAGGACAGCAGGCAGGAGCTGTGTCAGAAGCTGCACGCCGTACAGGGGGAGCTGCAGTGGGCTGAGGAGCTGCGGGACAAG TACTTGCAGGAGATGGAGGACCTGAGGCTGAAGCACCGCGCGCTTCAGAAGGACTGTGATCTGTACAAGCACCGCATGGCCACTGTCCTGGCCCAgctggaggaggtggagaaggagcGGGACCAG GCCATCCAGAGCCGCGACCGGATCCAGCTGCAGTACTCACAGAGCCTCATCGAGAAGGACCAGTACCGCAAGCAGGTGCGGGGCCTGGAGGCGGAGCGAGACGAGCTGCTGACCACCCTCACCAGCCTGGAGGGGGCCAAGGCCCTGCTGGAGGCGCAGCTGCAGCGGGTCCAGGGGGGCTCCTGCCTCAAG GCTTGCACCTCTTCCCATTCCCTGTGCTCCAACCTCAGCAGCACCTGGAGCCTGAGCGACTTCCCCCCTCTTCTGGGAAGCCCTGAAGCAGCTGGGGGGGCAGCTGTCACAGGGGGATCTGAGCCCCACACCTCG GAGGAGGCCACAGACAGCGAGAAGGAGATCAACCGGCTCTCCATCCTGCCCTTCCCCCCGAGCGCCGGCTCCATCCTCCGCAGGCAGCGTGAGGAGGACCCCGCGCCCCCTAAGAG gtcCTTCAGCAGCATGTCGGACATCACAG GGAGTGTGACGCTCAAGCCCTGGTCTCCTGGTCTCTCCTCATCCTCGTCCTCTGATAGCGTGTGGCCTTTTGGGAAGTCAGATGGCCTCCTGGCCAGAGGCTGTGGTCTAGATCTCCTCAACAG gtCTCTGGCCATCCGAGTGTCTTGCCGGAGCCCCCCAGGGGGGCCTGAGCCCCAGGACAAGGGCCCAGGTGGCCTGTCATTCCTTGGGGACAGCTGGTCTGGCACCGTGGTGCGGAGGGTGCTCTCTGGGCCAGGGTCTGCCAGGGCGGAGCCGAGAGAG CCAAGGGCAGAGGCTGCCGGCCTGGAGGGGGCAGGCCTGGAAGGTGAGGCCCAGCAGAGGACCTTGCCGTGGAACCAGGTGTCCACAGTCCCCTTCCTGGTGGACTTCAAGG CCTGTCAGTCCTTCCACGAGGCCCTGGATTGCTGGACCAAGGGGCTGAGCACTGAGCCCTTCTATATTCGAGCCAACCTCACCCTGCCCGAGCGTGCAGACCCTCATGCCCTGTGCGTGAAGGCCCAGGAGGTCCTGCGGCTGGTGGACCCCTCGTACAAGCGGCGGCAGGAGTGGTTCTGCACCCGGGTCGACCCCCTGACGCTGCGGGACCTGGACCGGGGCACCGTGCCCAATTACCAGAG agcccagcagctCCTAGAAGTTCAGGAGAAAGGCCTGCCCTCCAGCAGGCACCACCGAGGGCCCCGAAGTAAC CTAAAGAAGCGAGCCCTGGACCAACTCCGGCTGGTGAAGCCGAAGCACGTGGGGGGTTCTGTTGGGGATTCTCCGGAGCCGCTGCTGATGGAGCCCTGCCCAG AGCCAGAGCGGAGCCTCAAACCCTACAGTCTGGTGCGGCCACTGCTGGTGTCTGCCCTACGGCCCGTAGTGCTGCTGCCTGAGTGTCTGGCGCCCCGGCTCATCCGCAACCTGCTAGACCTGCCCAGCTCCCGGCTGGACTTCCAAGTGTGCCCAGCAG AAAGCCTCTGTGGGGAGGAACAGGGCTCGTCCTCAGCACCGGGAGCCCCCAAGGCCCAGCCTGCCGCCCCTGGGCTGGGCAGCAGGATCCGTGCCATCCAGGAGTCTGTCGGGAAG AAAAAGCACTGCCTGTTGGAGCTGGGTGCGCGGGGCGTGCGGGAGCTGGTCCAGAACGAGATCTACCCCATTGTCATCCACGTGGAGGTGACAGAGAAGAATGTCAGGGATGTCAG GGGTCTGCTGGGCCGGCCGGGCTGCCGGGACACGGAGCTGCTTCGGCAGTGCCGCGGCTCGGAGCAGGCACTCTGGGACCTGCCCTGCTCCTGGGTGCGGGTGCCAGCCCACGCCTGGGGCCACCCGGAGGAGCTGGCCAAGGTGGTGCGCGGCCGCATCCTGCGGGAGCAGGCCCGCCTCGTGTGGGTGGAGCGCGGcagcggtggcggcggcggcggcggcagcagcagcgaGGCCTGA